In Rahnella aquatilis CIP 78.65 = ATCC 33071, one DNA window encodes the following:
- the rpsR gene encoding 30S ribosomal protein S18: protein MARYFRRRKFCRFTAEGVVEIDYKDIATLKNYITESGKIVPSRITGTRAKYQRQLARCIKRARYLSLLPYTDRHQ, encoded by the coding sequence ATGGCACGTTATTTCCGTCGTCGCAAGTTCTGCCGTTTCACCGCGGAAGGCGTTGTAGAGATTGATTACAAAGACATCGCTACACTGAAAAACTACATTACCGAAAGCGGTAAAATTGTCCCGAGCCGTATTACCGGTACTCGTGCAAAATACCAGCGTCAGCTCGCTCGTTGCATCAAGCGTGCTCGCTACCTTTCATTGTTGCCATACACTGATCGTCATCAGTAA
- the fklB gene encoding FKBP-type peptidyl-prolyl cis-trans isomerase: MTTPSFDSVEAQASYGIGLQVGQQLQESGLQGLEPDALLAGLRDALEGNTPAVPVDVVHRALREVHERADAVRRERQEALAVQGQEFLTANAQREGVSSTESGLQFSVITQGEGSIPGRQDRVRVHYTGKLIDGTVFDSSVQRGEPAEFPVNGVIAGWIEALTLMPVGSKWELYIPHNLAYGERGAGASIPPYSALIFEVELLEIL; the protein is encoded by the coding sequence ATGACTACCCCTTCATTTGACAGCGTAGAAGCGCAGGCAAGTTACGGTATCGGCCTGCAGGTCGGTCAACAGTTGCAGGAATCAGGTTTGCAGGGCTTAGAGCCTGACGCACTGCTGGCAGGCTTACGCGACGCGCTGGAAGGGAATACGCCAGCCGTTCCTGTTGATGTGGTTCACCGCGCACTGCGTGAAGTCCACGAACGTGCTGATGCTGTTCGTCGTGAACGTCAGGAAGCACTGGCAGTTCAGGGTCAGGAATTCCTGACTGCAAATGCACAGCGTGAAGGCGTGAGCAGCACCGAATCAGGTCTGCAATTCTCTGTCATCACCCAGGGCGAAGGTTCAATCCCGGGCCGTCAGGATCGCGTACGTGTTCATTACACCGGTAAACTGATCGACGGTACTGTGTTTGACAGCTCCGTACAGCGTGGCGAGCCGGCGGAGTTCCCGGTCAACGGCGTTATCGCGGGCTGGATTGAAGCACTGACCCTGATGCCGGTGGGTTCTAAGTGGGAACTGTATATCCCGCATAATCTGGCTTACGGCGAACGTGGCGCAGGGGCTTCCATCCCTCCCTACAGCGCACTGATCTTCGAAGTTGAGCTGCTGGAAATCCTGTAA
- the priB gene encoding primosomal replication protein N: protein MTANRLVLSGTVCKTPIRKVSPSGIPHCQFVLEHKSSQQEAGFNRQAWCRMPVVVSGQASQALTHSITVGTQLTVTGFISCHQGRNGLNKVVLHAEQIDLIDSGD from the coding sequence GTGACGGCGAATCGTCTGGTGTTGTCGGGCACTGTGTGCAAGACACCCATTCGTAAAGTCAGTCCTTCGGGCATTCCACACTGCCAGTTTGTGCTAGAGCACAAATCGTCGCAGCAGGAAGCCGGATTTAACCGACAAGCATGGTGCAGAATGCCCGTGGTTGTCAGTGGACAAGCGTCACAAGCATTAACTCACAGTATAACGGTCGGCACGCAACTCACTGTTACCGGATTCATTAGCTGCCATCAAGGGCGCAATGGTCTGAATAAAGTGGTGTTACATGCCGAGCAGATTGATTTGATAGATTCTGGAGACTAG
- a CDS encoding bifunctional 2',3'-cyclic-nucleotide 2'-phosphodiesterase/3'-nucleotidase, with protein MNKRHLTLSLLATLTATSVQASQVDLRIMETTDLHSNMMDFDYYKDKPTDKFGLVRTASLIHAARNEVTNSVLVDNGDIIQGSPLGDYMAAKGLKQGDVHPVYLAMNTLNYAVGNLGNHEFNYGLDYLKKALAGAKFPYVNANVIDDKTGKPLFTPFLITDNAVKDREGKTHNLRIGYIGFVPPQIMVWDKANLQGKVTVADITETAKKWIPEMRKQGADIIVAIPHSGLSGDPYKTLAENSVYYLSQVKGIDAIMFGHAHAVFPSEEFASIKGADIRQGTLNGVPAVMPGMWGDHLGVVDMVLNNDSGSWKVETAKAEARPIYDKEQKKSLAAEDQSLVKVLAPSHDATRKFVSKPIGKSTDNMYSYLALVQDDPTVQIVNNAQKAYTEHFIQGDPDLADLPVLSAAAPFKVGGRKNDPASFVEVEKGELTFRNAADLYLYPNTLVVMKVTGQEVKDWLECSAGQFNQIDIHNTKPQSLINWDGFRTYNFDVIDGVKYEVDVSQPAKFDGECTLINKEAERIKNLTYNGKPIDLKASFLVATNNYRAYGGKFAGTGDKHIAFASPDENRSVVAAYISAETKKAGAVTPTADNNWKLAKITATQPLDIRFETSPGDKAAAFIQSHAQYPMTAKGTDAIGFEIYQVDLQK; from the coding sequence ATGAATAAACGTCATCTGACGTTATCCCTGCTGGCGACACTGACGGCGACATCCGTTCAGGCGTCACAGGTGGATCTGCGCATTATGGAAACCACGGACCTGCACAGCAACATGATGGACTTCGATTACTACAAAGATAAACCGACCGATAAATTTGGACTGGTGCGCACCGCGAGCCTGATCCACGCGGCGCGTAACGAAGTGACCAATTCCGTATTAGTCGACAACGGCGACATCATTCAGGGCAGTCCGCTGGGCGATTACATGGCGGCGAAAGGCCTGAAACAGGGCGACGTCCACCCGGTGTATCTGGCAATGAACACGCTGAATTACGCGGTCGGCAATCTGGGCAACCACGAATTTAACTACGGTCTGGATTACCTGAAAAAGGCACTGGCCGGAGCGAAATTCCCGTATGTGAATGCCAACGTCATTGATGATAAAACCGGTAAGCCGCTGTTCACGCCATTCCTGATCACCGACAACGCGGTAAAGGACCGCGAAGGCAAAACCCATAATCTGCGCATCGGCTATATCGGTTTTGTACCGCCGCAAATCATGGTCTGGGACAAAGCCAATCTGCAGGGCAAAGTCACCGTGGCGGATATCACCGAAACCGCTAAAAAGTGGATCCCGGAAATGCGTAAGCAAGGTGCCGACATTATTGTCGCTATCCCGCACTCCGGCCTGTCGGGCGATCCTTATAAAACCCTGGCAGAAAACTCGGTCTATTACCTGAGCCAGGTGAAAGGCATCGACGCCATTATGTTCGGCCACGCACACGCCGTTTTCCCGAGTGAGGAATTCGCCAGTATTAAAGGCGCAGACATCAGACAAGGCACGCTGAATGGCGTTCCTGCCGTCATGCCGGGCATGTGGGGCGACCATCTTGGTGTCGTGGATATGGTGCTGAACAACGACAGTGGCAGCTGGAAAGTCGAAACGGCTAAAGCTGAAGCGCGCCCGATTTACGATAAAGAGCAGAAGAAATCTCTGGCGGCGGAAGATCAAAGTCTGGTGAAAGTGCTCGCTCCTTCTCATGACGCAACACGTAAATTTGTCAGCAAGCCCATCGGTAAATCCACCGACAACATGTACAGCTATCTGGCGCTGGTTCAGGACGATCCGACAGTACAAATCGTCAATAATGCGCAGAAAGCCTATACCGAACATTTCATTCAGGGCGACCCGGATTTAGCCGATCTGCCGGTACTTTCTGCTGCTGCGCCATTTAAAGTCGGTGGCCGTAAAAACGATCCGGCCAGTTTCGTGGAAGTGGAAAAAGGCGAGCTGACTTTCCGCAATGCGGCAGATTTATATCTGTATCCGAATACGCTGGTGGTGATGAAAGTCACCGGACAGGAAGTGAAGGACTGGCTGGAATGTTCTGCCGGACAGTTTAACCAAATCGATATTCACAATACCAAGCCGCAATCGCTGATCAACTGGGATGGTTTCCGTACTTATAATTTTGACGTTATCGATGGCGTGAAATATGAGGTTGATGTCAGTCAGCCTGCAAAATTCGATGGCGAATGCACCCTGATTAACAAAGAGGCCGAACGCATTAAAAACCTGACCTACAACGGTAAGCCGATAGACCTGAAAGCCAGCTTCCTGGTCGCCACGAATAATTACCGGGCTTACGGCGGAAAATTCGCAGGTACCGGTGATAAACACATCGCTTTTGCATCACCTGATGAAAACCGTTCCGTGGTCGCCGCGTATATCAGCGCGGAAACCAAAAAAGCAGGTGCGGTCACGCCAACGGCAGACAACAACTGGAAACTGGCGAAAATTACGGCAACGCAACCGCTGGATATCCGTTTCGAAACATCTCCTGGCGACAAAGCAGCAGCCTTTATTCAGTCGCACGCGCAATACCCGATGACGGCTAAAGGCACCGATGCTATAGGTTTTGAGATTTATCAGGTCGATTTGCAAAAATAA
- a CDS encoding methyl-accepting chemotaxis protein — protein sequence MKKASKRAFRRWSIGAKLASIASLLVGTLFIIFTLSLTHSAGKQVSELTVNAISEQVTGVVDMIEMYNASLNAEVDSYTRLFSHFLPSDFELDPASPVMVGDQSAPVIKAGGTPLNLDSKIPDDFLARTGAISTVFARRGDDFIRVTTSLKKQDGSRAIGTLLDNTSPAYAQIMAGQSFSGLATLFGKQYITKYQPVRDAQGNVIGILFVGVDITAEYADMRQKILSKRIGEKGYFFVLNSAPGKDQGKYLVHPTGEGKTPAWPDGELQQVMSQPKGQREYTDAASQHQQFMVYANVPAWHWVVVGSTDKNSLMEQVNSTRNQFLLISLLALACFAALFIGLTRKLVSRPLSEVVRIAQQYASGDLRARAETQRIDEIGALMHAIDGIGHGLEKIVDEVRQVSSEIMMSTQGLAHDSEQITQQIGTQASSLEETSASMEQITATVQNTADNATQATQLVQQTDKAATVGAEAVNQSVMSMEAIKHASTRIADITTVIEGIAFQTNILALNAAVEAARAGEHGRGFAVVASEVRALAQRSSNAVKEIENLVADSLGKVEDGHQSAAKTQANMSHILQGINQVKVLMSDIDVASHEQSSGISQVNIAIMQIGKATQENATLVENSQQTVAALSEQGRHLSQLVSVFKISER from the coding sequence ATGAAAAAAGCATCAAAACGTGCATTTCGACGGTGGAGCATTGGCGCAAAACTGGCCAGCATCGCCTCGCTGCTCGTCGGAACCTTATTTATTATTTTCACTTTGTCACTGACGCATTCTGCCGGAAAGCAGGTCAGTGAACTGACCGTTAACGCCATTTCTGAGCAGGTGACCGGCGTGGTGGACATGATAGAAATGTACAACGCCAGCCTGAATGCGGAAGTGGACAGCTATACGCGCCTGTTCAGTCATTTTCTGCCGTCGGATTTCGAACTGGATCCCGCCAGCCCTGTCATGGTGGGCGATCAGTCAGCACCGGTCATTAAAGCAGGCGGTACACCCCTGAATCTCGACAGTAAAATTCCCGATGATTTTCTGGCACGCACCGGTGCAATTTCTACAGTGTTTGCCCGCCGGGGCGATGACTTTATCCGCGTAACCACGTCCCTGAAAAAACAGGATGGCAGCCGCGCTATCGGCACGTTACTCGATAATACCAGCCCGGCTTATGCACAAATTATGGCCGGACAATCCTTCAGCGGACTGGCGACATTATTTGGTAAACAATACATTACCAAATACCAGCCGGTGCGCGATGCGCAGGGCAATGTGATTGGGATTTTGTTCGTGGGTGTCGATATCACGGCAGAATATGCCGATATGCGCCAGAAAATCCTGTCCAAACGTATTGGTGAGAAAGGGTATTTCTTTGTACTGAACAGCGCACCGGGGAAAGATCAGGGGAAATATCTGGTTCATCCGACCGGGGAAGGTAAAACCCCTGCGTGGCCTGACGGCGAGTTACAACAGGTCATGTCGCAGCCAAAAGGCCAGCGCGAATACACGGATGCGGCCAGCCAGCATCAGCAATTTATGGTGTATGCGAATGTTCCGGCCTGGCATTGGGTTGTGGTCGGCAGTACCGATAAAAACAGCCTGATGGAACAGGTCAACAGTACGCGCAATCAGTTTCTGCTGATAAGCCTGCTGGCGCTGGCGTGTTTTGCGGCTCTGTTTATCGGACTGACCCGCAAACTGGTCAGCCGCCCGTTGAGCGAGGTCGTACGCATCGCACAACAGTATGCCAGCGGGGACCTGCGCGCGCGGGCTGAGACGCAGCGCATCGATGAAATTGGTGCACTGATGCATGCCATTGACGGTATCGGTCACGGGCTGGAAAAAATTGTCGACGAGGTACGGCAGGTTTCGTCTGAAATCATGATGAGCACTCAGGGGCTGGCACACGACAGCGAGCAGATCACTCAGCAGATCGGCACACAAGCCAGCAGCCTGGAAGAAACCTCGGCCAGTATGGAGCAGATTACTGCCACCGTTCAGAACACAGCGGACAACGCTACACAGGCCACACAACTGGTGCAACAGACCGATAAAGCGGCCACCGTTGGCGCGGAGGCGGTGAATCAGTCGGTCATGAGCATGGAGGCCATTAAACACGCCTCAACGCGCATCGCGGATATCACGACCGTTATCGAAGGCATCGCCTTCCAGACTAACATTCTGGCCCTGAACGCCGCCGTAGAAGCCGCCAGAGCCGGTGAGCACGGACGCGGATTTGCCGTCGTCGCATCAGAAGTCCGGGCGCTGGCACAGCGCAGTTCCAATGCGGTGAAGGAGATTGAAAATCTGGTCGCGGATTCCCTGGGCAAAGTCGAAGACGGCCATCAGAGTGCGGCCAAAACGCAGGCAAACATGAGCCATATTTTACAGGGCATTAATCAGGTAAAGGTGCTGATGAGCGATATCGATGTGGCGTCGCACGAACAGTCTTCCGGTATTTCGCAGGTAAATATTGCCATTATGCAGATTGGCAAAGCGACGCAGGAGAACGCCACGCTGGTGGAAAATTCACAGCAAACCGTGGCGGCGCTCAGCGAACAAGGCCGCCACCTTTCACAACTGGTCAGCGTCTTTAAAATATCCGAACGCTAG
- the rpsF gene encoding 30S ribosomal protein S6 — MRHYEIVFMVHPDQSEQVPGMIERYSAVITNAAGQIHRLEDWGRRQLAYPINKLHKAHYVLLNVEAPQEAIDELETNFRFNDAVIRSMVMRTKHAVTEASPMVKAKDERRDRREDFAEANDDAEAGDSEE, encoded by the coding sequence ATGCGTCATTACGAAATCGTTTTTATGGTTCACCCTGACCAAAGCGAACAGGTTCCGGGCATGATCGAGCGTTACAGTGCAGTAATCACTAACGCTGCTGGTCAGATTCACCGTCTGGAAGACTGGGGCCGCCGTCAACTGGCTTACCCGATCAACAAACTGCACAAAGCTCACTACGTTCTGCTGAACGTTGAAGCTCCGCAGGAAGCGATCGATGAGCTGGAAACTAACTTCCGCTTCAACGACGCCGTTATCCGTAGCATGGTTATGCGTACTAAACACGCGGTAACTGAAGCATCTCCAATGGTTAAAGCAAAAGACGAACGTCGTGATCGTCGTGAAGATTTTGCTGAAGCTAATGATGATGCTGAAGCTGGGGATTCTGAAGAGTAA
- a CDS encoding DUF1107 domain-containing protein, whose product MRIFQRYNPMKVAKYVKTLFRGRLYIKDVGAFEFDHGKILLPKVRDKRHFSVMSEVNRQVTHLQTEMG is encoded by the coding sequence ATGAGAATCTTCCAGCGTTACAATCCGATGAAAGTCGCGAAGTACGTTAAAACACTGTTTCGTGGACGTTTGTATATCAAGGACGTCGGTGCTTTTGAGTTTGACCATGGCAAGATTTTATTGCCAAAGGTTCGTGATAAGCGCCACTTTAGCGTGATGTCTGAAGTTAACCGGCAGGTTACGCATTTGCAGACAGAAATGGGCTAA
- a CDS encoding YtfJ family protein, protein MLLRSLFVIIFMTFSFFASAHNFTVGQRLAPVGVDDKGELNDIKDVFSYSKWNSAKLPGKVRIVQHMAGRSSAKALNEPLITAIRAANLPHDRYQTTTIVNTDDAIIGTGLFVRKSIESGKREFPWSQVIVDSHGAVKKAWELQPESSAVVVLDKNGVIKLAKDGQLSPQEVQQVITLVDHLVKE, encoded by the coding sequence ATGCTTTTAAGAAGTCTTTTTGTGATCATTTTTATGACATTTTCGTTTTTTGCTTCTGCCCACAACTTTACCGTCGGCCAGCGTCTGGCACCGGTCGGAGTGGATGATAAAGGCGAACTGAATGACATTAAGGATGTATTCAGTTACAGCAAATGGAACAGCGCAAAACTGCCTGGCAAAGTGCGTATCGTGCAGCACATGGCGGGAAGAAGCAGCGCCAAAGCGCTGAATGAGCCGCTGATCACCGCCATCAGGGCGGCGAACTTGCCGCATGATCGTTACCAGACCACGACGATCGTCAATACCGACGATGCGATTATCGGCACCGGCCTGTTTGTGCGCAAAAGCATTGAAAGTGGCAAACGTGAATTCCCGTGGTCGCAGGTGATCGTCGACAGTCACGGTGCGGTGAAAAAAGCGTGGGAACTGCAACCGGAAAGTTCGGCGGTAGTGGTGCTGGATAAAAACGGGGTGATTAAATTAGCTAAAGACGGGCAGTTGTCGCCGCAGGAAGTTCAGCAGGTGATTACGCTGGTGGATCACCTGGTAAAAGAATAG
- the bsmA gene encoding biofilm peroxide resistance protein BsmA has protein sequence MKSLRIPALLLVLAALSGCSNLMQTTPVAPPAATDKAQEITRAQTSTLTKIGSITVDVIGSPMDAEAEIQRRADAAGAHYYVIMFNSETIIPGRWYSQATLYR, from the coding sequence ATGAAATCCCTCCGAATCCCCGCCCTGCTGCTTGTACTGGCGGCGCTTAGCGGTTGCAGTAATCTGATGCAAACCACGCCGGTTGCACCGCCTGCTGCGACGGACAAAGCGCAGGAAATTACCCGCGCGCAGACCTCCACCCTGACCAAAATTGGCAGTATCACGGTCGATGTGATTGGCAGCCCGATGGATGCCGAAGCCGAAATCCAGCGCCGCGCCGATGCTGCAGGTGCTCATTACTACGTGATCATGTTTAACAGCGAAACCATCATTCCCGGCCGCTGGTATTCCCAGGCTACACTTTACCGCTGA
- the rplI gene encoding 50S ribosomal protein L9, which yields MQVILLDKVANLGSLGDQVNVKAGYARNFLVPQGKAVPATKKNVEFFEARRAELEAKLADVLNAAEARATKINELGSVTIASKSGDEGKLFGSIGTRDIADAVTAAGVEVAKSEVRLPNGVLRTTGDHEVEFQVHSDVFAKLNVIVVAEA from the coding sequence ATGCAAGTTATTCTGCTTGATAAAGTAGCAAACCTGGGCAGCCTGGGTGATCAAGTTAACGTTAAAGCGGGCTACGCTCGTAACTTCCTGGTACCACAGGGCAAAGCTGTTCCTGCTACCAAGAAAAACGTTGAGTTCTTCGAAGCACGTCGTGCAGAACTGGAAGCCAAACTGGCTGACGTTCTGAACGCTGCTGAAGCTCGCGCAACTAAAATCAACGAACTGGGTTCAGTCACCATCGCGTCTAAATCAGGCGACGAAGGCAAACTGTTCGGCTCTATCGGTACTCGCGATATTGCTGATGCAGTAACTGCTGCTGGCGTTGAAGTTGCTAAAAGCGAAGTTCGTTTGCCGAACGGCGTCCTGCGTACTACGGGTGACCACGAAGTGGAATTCCAGGTACACAGCGATGTGTTCGCTAAACTGAACGTGATCGTGGTTGCTGAAGCGTAA
- a CDS encoding LysM-like peptidoglycan-binding domain-containing protein, giving the protein MGRIPPRRRKAIRIYQPMLRSWIAIMKRPMRDTTAPQSESESEITSAETETGTSAATRGKTLLSKIWHMSDDFHWMSPLPYAHRRGMILAALVILLALLWPYTPENTYAPSQPQQPASIPMQADLRNDQGRTTQMAQPEPVQPQSNDNSGTWRSYQVQSGQTLAQLFRDNNMAVNDVFSMARVEGADKPLSTLKTGQEVKIQRDAQGAVMALQVTTDQNVTVTFTRQPDGSFQRGN; this is encoded by the coding sequence ATGGGCAGAATCCCGCCCAGGAGAAGGAAAGCCATCCGTATTTATCAACCCATGTTGAGATCCTGGATTGCCATTATGAAAAGGCCGATGCGAGACACGACAGCACCGCAAAGTGAAAGCGAAAGTGAAATCACTTCTGCGGAAACGGAAACCGGAACATCTGCTGCAACACGCGGCAAAACGCTGTTGAGCAAAATCTGGCATATGAGCGACGATTTCCACTGGATGTCGCCACTGCCGTATGCACATCGTCGCGGCATGATCCTTGCTGCGCTGGTCATCCTGCTGGCATTACTGTGGCCGTATACGCCAGAAAACACCTACGCCCCATCGCAACCGCAACAACCGGCCAGCATCCCGATGCAGGCCGATTTGCGTAACGATCAGGGTCGCACGACACAAATGGCACAACCTGAGCCTGTTCAGCCACAAAGTAATGACAACAGCGGCACATGGCGCAGTTATCAGGTGCAGTCGGGTCAGACGCTGGCGCAGTTGTTCCGCGATAATAATATGGCAGTAAACGACGTATTTTCGATGGCACGGGTAGAAGGGGCGGATAAACCGCTAAGCACCCTGAAGACCGGGCAGGAAGTGAAGATACAGCGTGATGCGCAGGGGGCAGTCATGGCCCTGCAAGTGACAACAGATCAGAATGTTACGGTGACATTTACCCGTCAGCCAGACGGCAGTTTCCAGCGCGGTAACTGA
- the cysQ gene encoding 3'(2'),5'-bisphosphate nucleotidase CysQ codes for MLEQICQLARDAGDAIMAVYDGEQPLDARHKKDDSPVTAADIAAHNVIKAGLQTLDPQTPMLSEEDPQSWGERQNWTRYWLVDPLDGTKEFLKRNGEFTVNIALIEDGIPVLGVVYVPVTKVMYSAAEGKAWKEEQGVRQQIAVKEAHPPLVVVSRSHFSNDPELQDYLAQLGEHQTVAIGSSLKFCLVAEGTAQLYPRFGPTNIWDTGAGHAVALAAGAQVHDWKGQTLDYVPRESFLNPGFRVSLF; via the coding sequence ATGTTAGAGCAAATTTGTCAGTTAGCGCGCGATGCGGGTGACGCGATCATGGCGGTGTATGACGGTGAACAACCGCTGGATGCGCGCCATAAAAAAGACGATTCGCCGGTCACCGCAGCAGATATTGCAGCGCACAACGTGATTAAAGCTGGCCTGCAAACGCTGGATCCGCAAACGCCGATGCTGTCGGAAGAAGACCCGCAAAGCTGGGGCGAGCGCCAGAACTGGACGCGTTACTGGCTGGTTGATCCGCTGGACGGTACGAAAGAATTCCTGAAACGTAACGGTGAATTCACCGTGAATATTGCGCTGATCGAAGACGGTATCCCGGTGTTGGGCGTGGTGTACGTGCCGGTGACCAAGGTGATGTACAGCGCCGCAGAAGGCAAAGCCTGGAAAGAAGAGCAGGGGGTACGTCAGCAGATTGCCGTGAAAGAAGCGCATCCGCCGCTGGTGGTCGTCAGCCGTTCGCACTTCAGCAATGACCCTGAATTGCAGGATTATCTGGCGCAACTGGGCGAACATCAGACGGTAGCCATCGGTTCGTCGCTGAAATTCTGTCTGGTGGCGGAAGGCACAGCACAGCTTTATCCGCGCTTCGGGCCCACCAATATCTGGGATACCGGTGCCGGTCATGCTGTCGCGCTGGCCGCCGGAGCGCAGGTACATGACTGGAAAGGTCAGACGCTGGACTACGTGCCACGTGAATCATTCCTCAATCCGGGCTTCAGAGTGTCTTTATTCTGA
- the ytfE gene encoding iron-sulfur cluster repair protein YtfE — translation MDYRDQPLGALAVAIPRATRLFRQYDLDFCCGGKQTLLRAVTKKELDIDLIEQQIAEIARQPDTSTDWKSAPLAQIIDFIIPRYHDRHRQELPELVLMAEKVERVHGDKLPCPHGLAVQLQLILEELTSHMMKEEQILFPMIRGGMGRQAAGPISVMEREHDDAGQILEEIKRLTHNVTPPEGACVTWRALYAGINEFITDLMEHIHLENNLLFPRALRGE, via the coding sequence ATGGACTATCGCGACCAACCCCTTGGCGCTCTGGCTGTTGCCATTCCGCGCGCTACACGTCTGTTCCGTCAGTACGATCTCGATTTCTGCTGTGGCGGTAAACAAACCCTGCTACGTGCGGTCACCAAAAAAGAGCTGGATATTGACCTCATCGAACAACAGATTGCTGAGATTGCCCGACAGCCGGATACCTCCACTGACTGGAAAAGCGCACCGCTGGCGCAAATTATCGATTTTATTATTCCACGCTACCACGATCGTCACCGTCAGGAGCTGCCTGAACTGGTTCTGATGGCAGAGAAAGTGGAACGGGTACACGGTGACAAATTACCTTGTCCGCACGGACTGGCAGTTCAGCTGCAACTGATTCTGGAAGAACTGACCAGCCACATGATGAAAGAAGAACAAATTCTGTTCCCGATGATTCGCGGCGGAATGGGCCGTCAGGCTGCCGGTCCGATCTCCGTCATGGAACGTGAGCACGATGATGCGGGACAGATTCTGGAAGAGATCAAACGCCTGACCCATAACGTGACGCCGCCTGAAGGGGCGTGTGTGACCTGGCGGGCACTGTACGCGGGCATCAACGAATTCATCACTGACCTGATGGAGCATATCCATCTGGAAAACAACCTGTTGTTCCCGCGCGCGCTGCGTGGCGAATAA
- the yjfP gene encoding esterase: MIEMYEEDVDGIQIIHAVPAGQYQQQLPTIFFYHGFLSSKEIYSYFGYTLAKTGFRVILPDALMHGARAEHSEERCLANFWHILQNNIDDLALLKEAFVGRGLADPQRLGVGGVSMGGMTTMAALVKFPWIKAAANLMGSGYFAHLSHHLFPAYNAGGMVQRDVFEREIAPLLSLDISGKAALIADIPLFVWHGEEDDVVPFGESQRLRQELAESGADANLTFISEAGARHKVSVHALAEATAFFAAKL; the protein is encoded by the coding sequence ATGATTGAGATGTATGAAGAAGATGTAGACGGGATCCAGATCATCCACGCCGTGCCCGCCGGACAGTATCAGCAGCAACTCCCGACGATTTTTTTCTATCATGGTTTTCTGTCTTCTAAAGAGATTTACTCGTATTTCGGCTACACACTGGCGAAAACGGGTTTTCGTGTGATCCTGCCTGATGCGTTAATGCACGGCGCACGTGCGGAACACAGTGAAGAGCGCTGTCTGGCGAATTTCTGGCATATTTTACAGAACAATATTGATGATCTGGCCTTGCTTAAAGAAGCGTTTGTCGGACGGGGTCTGGCGGATCCGCAGCGTTTAGGTGTCGGTGGCGTTTCGATGGGCGGCATGACCACCATGGCGGCGCTGGTCAAATTCCCGTGGATTAAAGCGGCGGCAAACCTGATGGGCTCCGGTTATTTCGCGCATTTATCCCACCATCTTTTCCCTGCTTACAACGCCGGTGGTATGGTGCAGCGTGATGTGTTTGAACGCGAAATCGCACCTTTACTGAGTCTTGATATCAGCGGGAAAGCGGCGTTAATCGCAGATATTCCTTTGTTTGTCTGGCACGGGGAAGAGGATGACGTTGTGCCGTTTGGCGAAAGTCAGCGGTTGCGACAGGAGCTGGCTGAAAGTGGCGCGGATGCCAATCTGACCTTTATTTCTGAGGCTGGCGCCAGGCATAAAGTCTCGGTTCATGCGCTGGCAGAAGCCACCGCTTTCTTCGCTGCAAAGCTGTAG